A window of the Synechococcus sp. JA-3-3Ab genome harbors these coding sequences:
- the mreC gene encoding rod shape-determining protein MreC yields MNRLHQWWMRYGLGLLLSASAIGGAWALRQTQGSLLVELYSWLTAPIRPPVDPDAVLSQAATRELQALVAELRHQNRELKRLLQFTEQMPQAGIPAAVVGRSADHWWQQLTLSRGSQHGVRVGDVVMAPGGLVGRVEAVTPNTSRVLLISDPTSRVGVMLSRSRHMGILRGTGTQNAILDFFDKDPKVEVGDVVVTSGLSSFYPAGVVVGTVRAINLDASPAPQATVELSAPLGLLEWALIYRYAQP; encoded by the coding sequence TTGAATCGGCTACACCAGTGGTGGATGCGTTATGGTTTGGGGTTGCTCCTGTCTGCTTCGGCGATAGGAGGGGCGTGGGCTTTGCGCCAGACCCAGGGATCCCTGCTGGTGGAGCTGTACAGTTGGCTCACCGCACCCATCCGTCCACCTGTGGATCCTGACGCCGTACTTAGCCAGGCCGCCACCCGCGAGCTACAGGCCCTGGTGGCCGAGCTGCGGCACCAAAACCGCGAGCTGAAGCGCCTGCTGCAATTTACCGAGCAAATGCCCCAAGCAGGGATCCCGGCGGCGGTGGTGGGCCGCAGCGCCGATCACTGGTGGCAACAGCTCACCCTCAGCCGCGGCAGCCAGCATGGGGTCAGGGTAGGAGATGTGGTTATGGCACCGGGGGGATTGGTCGGGCGGGTTGAGGCGGTAACCCCCAACACCAGCCGCGTGCTGCTTATTAGCGATCCCACCAGCCGTGTCGGGGTGATGCTCAGCCGCAGCCGGCACATGGGCATCTTGCGGGGCACCGGCACCCAGAACGCCATCTTGGATTTTTTCGATAAGGATCCCAAAGTGGAAGTGGGGGATGTGGTGGTAACTTCGGGCCTGAGCAGCTTCTACCCGGCGGGGGTTGTGGTGGGAACGGTTCGAGCCATCAACCTGGATGCCAGCCCTGCCCCACAAGCCACAGTCGAATTGTCGGCGCCCCTGGGCCTCTTGGAGTGGGCCTTGATTTACCGCTATGCTCAACCTTAA
- the mreD gene encoding rod shape-determining protein MreD, with the protein MLNLKSRLNWLVTALSGLLAVVAPWWRGPGLELAGLTPDWPLIWVVCWSVRRKAWQGAVAGITLGFLQDALTNPYPTHALGLAVVGILTAKLQKQRYMQEDFISVALIVFGMVVIAETLMALQWMWLTASQGSAGLEPAEMATWLDGLANSSPAAGAIGGDGPRSLESIWWNHQRNALTSAILSSLWAPALYWPLSRWWQSQEQDLRET; encoded by the coding sequence ATGCTCAACCTTAAGTCTCGCCTCAATTGGCTGGTCACCGCCTTGTCAGGGCTGTTGGCGGTGGTGGCCCCTTGGTGGCGGGGGCCGGGCTTGGAGCTGGCGGGCCTAACCCCCGATTGGCCCCTGATCTGGGTGGTGTGCTGGAGCGTGCGGCGCAAGGCTTGGCAGGGGGCTGTTGCCGGGATCACATTGGGTTTTCTGCAGGATGCCCTGACCAACCCTTATCCTACCCATGCCCTGGGGTTGGCGGTGGTCGGGATCCTCACGGCCAAGTTGCAGAAGCAGCGCTACATGCAAGAGGACTTCATCTCCGTGGCTTTGATCGTCTTCGGCATGGTGGTGATTGCCGAGACGCTGATGGCGCTGCAATGGATGTGGCTGACGGCCTCTCAGGGATCCGCTGGCCTCGAGCCGGCGGAAATGGCAACTTGGTTGGATGGGTTGGCAAACTCCTCGCCCGCCGCCGGCGCCATTGGCGGCGATGGCCCCCGTTCTCTGGAGAGCATCTGGTGGAACCATCAGCGCAATGCCCTCACGTCGGCCATTTTAAGCAGCCTGTGGGCCCCCGCTCTCTATTGGCCCCTCAGCCGTTGGTGGCAATCTCAAGAGCAGGATTTGAGAGAGACCTAG
- a CDS encoding indolepyruvate ferredoxin oxidoreductase subunit alpha encodes MPHTIVTDICEGVADCVEACPVACIHPGDGKNAKGTDYFWIDFATCIDCGICLQVCPVEGAILPEEKPHLQRVPN; translated from the coding sequence ATGCCTCATACCATCGTCACCGATATTTGTGAAGGCGTTGCCGACTGTGTGGAGGCCTGCCCCGTCGCCTGCATTCACCCTGGGGACGGCAAAAATGCCAAAGGCACCGACTACTTCTGGATCGACTTTGCCACCTGTATTGACTGTGGCATCTGTCTTCAGGTTTGCCCTGTGGAAGGGGCGATCCTGCCGGAGGAAAAACCGCACCTGCAGCGAGTGCCCAACTAG
- a CDS encoding YIP1 family protein: MLDSLLDNIYGAWFLPEPTFRSLRQQPVLWQAFGVVALLNILEAVRRFGVNLPSMVLALLAGFLGWVSLAALLQALAFCFGRAAPSFASLLCLTGFAGLPWLLLGPAQSLGGVAGSLLGFVALLWFVVWQVRAAAVALDLEWWRLAGLIPLAFLGGLLSLNWLTSAVVALASLG, encoded by the coding sequence ATGCTCGACTCTTTGTTGGATAACATTTACGGCGCTTGGTTTCTGCCGGAGCCCACCTTTCGCTCGCTGCGGCAACAGCCTGTTCTCTGGCAAGCTTTTGGGGTGGTGGCGCTGCTGAACATTCTCGAGGCTGTGCGTCGTTTCGGGGTAAACCTGCCGAGCATGGTGCTGGCGCTGCTGGCAGGCTTCCTGGGATGGGTAAGCCTGGCGGCCCTGCTGCAGGCGCTGGCCTTTTGTTTTGGGCGGGCTGCCCCTTCTTTTGCGTCGCTCCTCTGCCTGACGGGCTTTGCTGGCCTGCCCTGGCTGCTGCTGGGACCTGCCCAATCCTTGGGCGGAGTGGCCGGATCCCTGTTGGGGTTCGTGGCGCTGTTGTGGTTTGTGGTTTGGCAGGTGCGGGCGGCAGCGGTGGCGCTGGATCTGGAGTGGTGGCGCCTGGCGGGTCTGATCCCGTTGGCCTTCCTGGGCGGGCTCCTGTCCTTGAACTGGTTGACCAGCGCCGTTGTGGCTTTGGCTTCTCTGGGCTGA
- a CDS encoding serine/threonine-protein kinase — protein sequence MNQRLIGQLIGNRYRLTHHISEGGYGNVFEAVDTQLNDEPVAVKLLRPPPPDMEPEYYQQLQQRFLDEARVSALLGEHPNIVQVRSYGLYQNQPYLVMEYLKAKPYTGQGLDYVLAREGPLHPERVVNLALQICSALHHAHNFHMDLGKHSIRGVIHRDIKPSNIFVQKGPDGKERVKLLDFGISKLMGETSRGLTQTGYFLGTMVYASPEQMRGEKLDGRSDIYSLGVVLYELLTGALPFEPETDTLQGWYHVHNFQKPRPFQDHPLPHPIPEALEKVVLRCLEKDPALRPATMEELAQQLRAVYGDKIPPPPQKAPLQRIPAGFGQQATQQSRAAPVSEAEEEELQRAVRLIEAGEYKMAVHLLNKLIQSAPNEARYYLYRGLAHQRQGHWGLAQMDYQGVLRLEPGNPSAEQGLREVEQQVGQEQVSPHQKPTLPTSGKPRQRKGLALGWLLANWAAAGIGYLGLGAAAPLLAALGSLQGAVAGAGLGLGMGLLQWAVLRRQVSWRWVAATLLATALGWVAADTLEAGMATFAFDPRDPWLQNALQAMASPLRGLLVGLGVGGLQGILLSRHGKVAWAWVLAAGVEGGGAALLIHWLLAGSALSRWLLLLAGLLAHTRPLSALVLANLNWRRIPAVQNCQQAKQQAA from the coding sequence ATGAACCAGCGCCTAATTGGACAACTGATCGGCAACCGCTACCGACTGACCCACCACATCAGCGAGGGTGGCTACGGCAATGTGTTCGAGGCGGTGGATACCCAGTTGAATGACGAGCCGGTGGCCGTTAAGTTGTTGCGCCCGCCGCCGCCAGACATGGAGCCGGAGTATTACCAGCAACTGCAGCAGCGCTTCCTGGACGAGGCCAGGGTCAGCGCCCTGTTGGGCGAGCACCCCAACATTGTGCAGGTGCGCTCCTACGGTCTGTACCAAAACCAGCCCTACCTGGTGATGGAGTACCTGAAGGCCAAGCCTTACACGGGCCAGGGCTTGGACTATGTGTTGGCACGGGAAGGTCCCCTGCACCCAGAGCGGGTGGTGAACTTGGCTTTGCAAATTTGCTCGGCCCTGCACCACGCCCACAACTTTCACATGGATCTGGGCAAACACTCGATTCGAGGGGTCATCCACCGCGATATCAAGCCCAGCAACATCTTTGTGCAAAAAGGGCCCGATGGCAAAGAACGGGTCAAGCTCCTGGACTTTGGCATTTCCAAACTCATGGGGGAAACCTCTCGTGGCCTGACGCAAACCGGGTATTTTTTGGGCACGATGGTCTATGCCTCGCCGGAGCAGATGCGGGGAGAGAAGCTGGATGGCCGCTCCGACATCTATTCCCTGGGGGTGGTTTTGTACGAGCTGTTAACCGGTGCGTTGCCCTTCGAGCCAGAGACCGACACCCTGCAGGGCTGGTACCACGTCCACAACTTTCAAAAGCCCCGCCCTTTTCAAGACCATCCGCTGCCCCACCCCATCCCTGAGGCCCTAGAAAAGGTGGTGCTGCGTTGCTTGGAGAAAGACCCTGCCCTTCGCCCGGCCACCATGGAGGAGCTGGCCCAGCAGCTCCGAGCCGTCTATGGGGACAAGATCCCGCCTCCCCCTCAAAAGGCTCCTCTGCAGCGGATCCCTGCCGGCTTTGGCCAGCAAGCCACCCAGCAGAGCCGAGCCGCCCCTGTTTCGGAAGCTGAGGAAGAAGAGCTGCAGCGGGCGGTGCGTTTGATCGAGGCAGGCGAATACAAAATGGCTGTCCACCTGCTTAACAAGCTGATCCAGAGTGCCCCCAACGAAGCCCGCTACTACCTATACCGCGGCCTGGCCCACCAGCGGCAGGGCCATTGGGGCCTTGCCCAGATGGACTATCAAGGAGTGCTGCGGCTGGAGCCGGGTAACCCCTCGGCAGAACAGGGGCTGCGCGAGGTCGAACAGCAGGTCGGCCAGGAACAGGTTAGCCCCCACCAGAAGCCCACCCTCCCCACCTCAGGCAAGCCCCGCCAGCGCAAAGGATTGGCCCTGGGCTGGCTCCTGGCCAATTGGGCGGCGGCTGGGATCGGCTATCTGGGGCTGGGGGCGGCAGCTCCCCTGCTGGCTGCTTTGGGTTCGCTCCAAGGAGCGGTGGCCGGGGCCGGCCTGGGCTTGGGGATGGGGCTACTCCAGTGGGCGGTATTGCGGCGGCAGGTCTCTTGGCGGTGGGTGGCGGCCACGCTGCTGGCCACGGCTTTGGGTTGGGTAGCAGCAGATACCCTGGAGGCGGGGATGGCAACCTTCGCTTTCGATCCCAGGGATCCCTGGCTGCAGAACGCCTTGCAGGCGATGGCCAGCCCGCTGCGTGGCTTGCTGGTGGGGCTTGGCGTCGGTGGATTGCAAGGGATCCTCCTGTCCCGGCATGGGAAAGTTGCCTGGGCCTGGGTCTTGGCGGCAGGGGTAGAAGGAGGAGGGGCAGCTCTGCTCATCCATTGGCTGTTGGCCGGCTCTGCCTTGAGCCGTTGGCTGCTGCTCCTTGCCGGGCTGCTGGCTCACACCCGTCCCCTCAGCGCCCTGGTGCTTGCTAACTTAAATTGGCGCCGCATCCCTGCCGTTCAAAATTGCCAACAGGCCAAACAACAGGCCGCCTAA
- a CDS encoding inositol monophosphatase family protein encodes MGASPETASLPPFWLEVTEFALQATAKVGAQLLADFGQASSTEKADGSLVTASDQWADRAFQEAIAAAYPDHGCLSEESNHIFLEKEWCWVVDPLDGTTNFAHGIPIWGSSLALLHWGVPVFGCVHLPPIRQTFYGYWPQFPDDAPAGAFLIRHDRDPVRPQPIGPSTAPPGPNQLFNFCSRSSHWISPQFPCKARMLGGAAYNLLAVAGGSLLGAVERSPKIWDVAAVWAIVKGAGAVWEPLGPADPDPGTPLLPGKDYGRLTYPTLVSAQNRWIPVFRAFIAL; translated from the coding sequence ATGGGTGCTTCTCCTGAAACCGCTTCTCTCCCGCCCTTCTGGCTGGAGGTTACCGAGTTTGCCCTGCAGGCCACGGCAAAGGTCGGAGCGCAGCTCTTGGCAGACTTTGGCCAGGCCTCCTCTACGGAAAAAGCGGACGGCAGCTTGGTGACCGCTTCTGACCAATGGGCGGATCGCGCCTTTCAGGAGGCAATTGCCGCGGCCTACCCGGATCACGGCTGCCTGAGCGAGGAGTCCAACCACATTTTCCTGGAGAAAGAGTGGTGCTGGGTGGTGGATCCCCTGGATGGCACCACCAATTTTGCCCACGGGATCCCCATCTGGGGCAGCTCGCTGGCGCTGTTGCACTGGGGTGTGCCTGTGTTTGGCTGTGTGCATCTGCCCCCCATCCGCCAGACTTTCTACGGCTACTGGCCTCAGTTTCCCGACGACGCGCCGGCAGGAGCTTTTCTCATCCGCCACGACCGGGATCCCGTCCGTCCTCAGCCCATTGGCCCCAGCACCGCCCCACCCGGACCCAACCAACTGTTTAATTTTTGCTCCCGCAGCAGCCACTGGATTAGCCCGCAATTTCCCTGCAAAGCCCGCATGCTGGGCGGCGCTGCCTACAACCTGCTGGCGGTGGCCGGCGGCAGCCTTTTGGGGGCGGTAGAACGCTCGCCCAAGATCTGGGATGTGGCGGCGGTGTGGGCCATTGTCAAGGGGGCCGGCGCCGTTTGGGAACCCCTTGGCCCTGCCGACCCGGATCCCGGAACGCCCTTGCTCCCCGGCAAGGACTATGGTCGGCTGACCTATCCGACCCTGGTGAGCGCTCAGAACAGGTGGATCCCCGTGTTTCGGGCTTTCATCGCTCTGTAG
- a CDS encoding glycosyltransferase family 2 protein — protein sequence MYISVIIPTYNRRPILQKCLQALAQQQPGPYDGYEVVVVDDGSTDGTLEWLQSQPPDLPPIRLLCQEHRGPAAARNLGFRHAQGSIIVFIDSDLVVVEHFLAAHAQMLRRHGVTGNPDSPHEAKVFTYGRVINTCNFRDPCSEPFKPTDFSAAFFATGNVAIARHWLERACETPAGPFDERFHLYGWEDLELGVRLKRLGLRLVKCPQATGYHWHPPFELAQIPALIERERQRGRMGILFYQKHPTWAVRLMIQLTPLHQCLWGLLSLGGWLNEKRLEPLLRWLIRQGRSQLALELCRVFFLNWYNVQAVYESYRAMKARNTGIHLF from the coding sequence GTGTACATCAGCGTCATCATCCCCACCTACAACCGCCGTCCCATCTTGCAGAAATGTCTGCAGGCCTTGGCGCAGCAGCAGCCTGGCCCCTACGACGGCTACGAGGTGGTGGTGGTGGACGACGGCTCCACCGATGGCACGCTGGAATGGCTGCAGAGCCAGCCGCCAGATTTGCCGCCGATCAGGCTTTTGTGCCAAGAACACCGCGGCCCTGCTGCCGCCCGCAACCTGGGGTTTCGCCACGCCCAGGGATCCATCATTGTCTTTATCGACAGCGACCTGGTGGTGGTGGAGCACTTTTTGGCCGCTCATGCCCAGATGCTGCGGCGACACGGGGTTACCGGCAATCCCGACTCGCCCCACGAGGCCAAGGTCTTCACCTACGGGCGGGTAATCAACACCTGCAATTTTCGGGATCCCTGCTCCGAGCCCTTCAAGCCCACCGATTTTTCGGCAGCCTTCTTTGCCACCGGCAACGTGGCCATTGCCCGCCATTGGCTGGAGCGGGCTTGTGAAACCCCTGCCGGCCCCTTTGACGAGCGGTTTCACCTCTACGGCTGGGAAGACCTGGAGCTGGGGGTGCGGCTAAAGCGCCTGGGCCTGCGCCTGGTCAAGTGCCCCCAAGCCACCGGCTACCATTGGCATCCGCCCTTCGAGCTGGCGCAAATCCCAGCCCTTATCGAGCGGGAGCGGCAGCGGGGCCGCATGGGCATCCTCTTTTACCAAAAGCACCCCACCTGGGCCGTGCGCCTGATGATCCAACTGACGCCTCTGCATCAATGCCTGTGGGGCCTTCTGTCGCTGGGGGGGTGGCTGAACGAGAAGCGCTTAGAGCCGCTGCTGCGCTGGTTGATCCGGCAGGGCCGCTCGCAGTTGGCCTTGGAGCTGTGTCGGGTTTTCTTCCTCAACTGGTACAACGTCCAGGCGGTTTACGAGAGCTACAGAGCGATGAAAGCCCGAAACACGGGGATCCACCTGTTCTGA
- the hemE gene encoding uroporphyrinogen decarboxylase, with translation MSHSPAQLSASPSSVGDGDRLLRAARGEVVDRPPVWMMRQAGRYMAAYRELQSKYTFKQRCEIPELAIEISLQPFRAFAPDGVIMFSDILTPLEGMGIPFELVEQQGPIIDPPIRSQAQVEQIRLLEPEESLPFIKTILSTLRREVEGKATLLGFVGSPWTLACYAVEGRSSKDYAHIKSLAFTQPQVLHQLLSKLADSIARYVIYQIECGAQVVQLFDTWAGQLSPGDYETWALPYQKQIVDQVKARCPQVPLILYINGSAALLERVGKAGIDVFSLDWMSDMAEARARLGSLAVQGNLDPMVLLGSPKFIRQRTLEVIQKAGSRGHIMNLGHGVHHTTPEANVHHFFETVRQAAELLKAL, from the coding sequence ATGTCCCACTCACCTGCTCAGCTCAGCGCTTCTCCTTCCTCCGTCGGCGATGGCGACCGTCTGCTGCGGGCGGCCCGCGGGGAAGTGGTAGATCGTCCCCCCGTTTGGATGATGCGCCAGGCGGGTCGCTACATGGCGGCCTACCGCGAGCTGCAGAGCAAATACACCTTCAAGCAGCGCTGCGAGATCCCGGAGCTGGCGATTGAGATCTCGCTGCAGCCGTTTCGCGCCTTTGCCCCCGACGGCGTCATTATGTTCAGCGACATCCTCACCCCCCTCGAGGGCATGGGGATCCCCTTTGAGTTGGTGGAGCAGCAGGGGCCGATCATCGACCCGCCGATCCGCTCCCAGGCCCAAGTTGAGCAAATCCGACTGCTAGAGCCGGAAGAAAGCCTGCCCTTTATCAAGACCATCCTCAGCACTCTGCGCCGCGAGGTGGAAGGGAAGGCGACGCTGCTGGGCTTTGTCGGCTCCCCTTGGACCTTGGCCTGCTACGCCGTGGAGGGCCGCAGCTCCAAAGATTATGCCCATATCAAGAGCCTGGCCTTCACTCAGCCGCAGGTGTTGCATCAGTTGCTGAGTAAGCTGGCGGATAGCATTGCCCGCTACGTGATCTACCAGATCGAGTGCGGCGCCCAGGTGGTGCAGCTCTTCGACACCTGGGCCGGCCAGCTCAGCCCCGGCGACTACGAAACCTGGGCCTTGCCCTACCAAAAGCAAATTGTGGATCAGGTGAAAGCTCGGTGCCCGCAGGTGCCGCTCATTCTCTACATCAACGGCAGCGCTGCTTTGTTGGAGCGGGTGGGCAAAGCTGGCATCGATGTGTTCAGCCTCGATTGGATGAGCGATATGGCCGAGGCCAGGGCCCGCCTGGGATCCCTGGCGGTGCAGGGCAATCTCGACCCGATGGTGTTGCTGGGATCCCCGAAATTCATCCGGCAGCGCACCCTGGAGGTGATTCAAAAGGCGGGATCTCGCGGCCACATCATGAACCTGGGCCACGGCGTGCACCACACCACTCCGGAGGCCAATGTCCATCACTTTTTCGAGACGGTGCGCCAGGCGGCAGAGCTGCTCAAAGCTCTCTAG
- the crtE gene encoding geranylgeranyl diphosphate synthase CrtE, with the protein MVAQTFNLDTYLSQRQQQVEEALSAALVPAYPERIYEAMRYSLLAGGKRLRPILCLAACELAGGSVEQAMPTACALEMIHTMSLIHDDLPAMDNDDFRRGKPTNHKVFGEDIAILAGDALLAYAFEHIASQTRGVPPQLVLQVIARIGHAVAATGLVGGQVVDLESEGKAISLETLEYIHSHKTGALLEASVVSGGILAGADEELLARLSHYARDIGLAFQIVDDILDVTATSEQLGKTAGKDQAAAKATYPSLLGLEASRQKAEELIQSAKEALRPYGSQAEPLLALADFITRRQH; encoded by the coding sequence TTGGTTGCCCAAACCTTCAACCTGGACACCTACTTGAGCCAACGCCAGCAACAGGTGGAAGAGGCGCTTTCTGCGGCATTGGTTCCCGCCTATCCGGAGCGCATTTACGAGGCGATGCGCTACAGCCTGCTGGCGGGGGGGAAACGCCTGAGGCCGATCCTCTGTCTGGCGGCCTGTGAGTTGGCCGGCGGCTCTGTGGAGCAGGCCATGCCCACCGCCTGCGCCCTGGAGATGATCCACACCATGTCGCTGATCCACGACGATCTGCCGGCGATGGACAACGACGATTTTCGCCGCGGCAAGCCCACCAATCACAAGGTATTCGGCGAGGATATCGCCATTTTGGCAGGAGATGCCCTGTTGGCCTATGCCTTTGAGCATATCGCCAGCCAAACGCGGGGGGTGCCGCCGCAGTTGGTGCTGCAAGTCATTGCCCGCATTGGCCATGCTGTGGCGGCAACCGGCTTGGTAGGGGGCCAGGTGGTGGATCTGGAGTCCGAAGGCAAAGCCATTTCCCTAGAAACTTTGGAGTACATCCACAGTCACAAGACGGGTGCTCTGCTGGAGGCCTCGGTGGTTTCGGGAGGGATCCTGGCAGGGGCCGATGAGGAGCTGCTGGCGCGGCTGAGCCACTACGCTCGGGACATCGGCCTGGCTTTTCAGATCGTGGACGACATTTTGGATGTTACTGCCACCAGCGAGCAACTGGGCAAAACGGCAGGCAAGGATCAAGCTGCCGCCAAAGCCACCTACCCCAGCTTGTTGGGCCTAGAGGCTTCCCGGCAGAAAGCTGAGGAACTGATCCAATCGGCCAAGGAGGCGTTGCGCCCCTACGGATCCCAGGCCGAGCCCCTGTTGGCTCTGGCCGATTTCATCACCCGCCGCCAGCATTGA